One Sediminibacillus dalangtanensis genomic region harbors:
- the gltD gene encoding glutamate synthase small subunit — protein sequence MGKATGFIEIKREEAAERDPKKRLNDWKEYSAPFSDELMSRQGARCMDCGTPFCHIGTEINGATSGCPVYNLIPEWNDLVYRGKWKEALERLEKTNNFPEFTGRVCPAPCEGSCTVAISDPAVTIKNIERAIIDKGFENGWITPRIPAKRTGKTIAIVGSGPAGMASADQLNQAGHTITVFEKADRPGGLLMYGIPNMKLEKEVVERRIDLLRQEGIDFVTSTEVGKDITAEELKAKYDAVIVCTGAQKQRDLPLQGREAEGVHFAMDYLTASTKSLLGTKLEEGEWIDAEGKDVIVIGGGDTGADCIATALRQNCNSIVQFGKHPQLPLARTEDNAWPEFPKVFSVDYAHKEAEAKFGEDPRQYSIQTKKFVKDENGKLKELHTVQMKKVTDESGMFVYEEVPGTEKVWPAQLVLIAIGFEGPEQPVLQQFGVDTDNRKVKAVYGEFSTNVEGVFAAGDARRGQSLIVWAINEGREVARQVDHYLMGSSSLPSVAAM from the coding sequence ATGGGAAAAGCAACAGGTTTTATCGAAATTAAGCGGGAAGAAGCAGCCGAACGGGACCCAAAAAAACGCTTAAACGATTGGAAAGAATATTCTGCTCCTTTCTCGGATGAACTAATGAGCAGACAAGGGGCACGGTGTATGGACTGCGGTACTCCTTTCTGCCATATCGGCACTGAAATCAACGGGGCTACCTCCGGTTGTCCCGTCTATAATCTGATTCCCGAATGGAATGATTTAGTTTACCGTGGAAAGTGGAAAGAAGCATTGGAACGTTTGGAAAAAACGAACAATTTTCCAGAGTTTACCGGACGGGTTTGTCCGGCACCATGCGAAGGGTCTTGTACGGTGGCTATTTCCGATCCAGCTGTCACCATTAAAAATATCGAACGGGCGATTATCGATAAGGGATTTGAAAATGGCTGGATCACTCCCCGGATCCCAGCGAAGCGCACCGGGAAAACAATCGCTATTGTCGGTTCAGGACCCGCAGGAATGGCAAGCGCTGACCAACTAAACCAGGCAGGTCATACGATAACTGTTTTTGAGAAGGCTGACAGACCAGGTGGATTGCTAATGTATGGCATTCCGAATATGAAGCTCGAAAAAGAGGTAGTAGAGCGTAGAATCGACTTGTTAAGACAAGAAGGAATTGACTTTGTTACCAGTACAGAAGTAGGGAAAGACATCACGGCTGAAGAATTGAAAGCTAAGTATGATGCTGTCATTGTTTGCACGGGCGCTCAGAAACAGCGTGATTTACCATTACAAGGAAGAGAAGCTGAAGGAGTTCACTTCGCAATGGATTACTTGACGGCTTCCACAAAAAGTCTGCTTGGAACAAAATTGGAAGAAGGAGAATGGATAGATGCGGAAGGGAAAGATGTCATCGTAATCGGCGGAGGAGACACAGGCGCTGATTGCATCGCCACTGCATTAAGGCAAAATTGTAACAGTATTGTGCAATTTGGCAAGCACCCTCAACTTCCTTTGGCACGAACTGAAGATAACGCTTGGCCGGAGTTTCCAAAGGTTTTCAGTGTCGATTATGCACATAAAGAAGCAGAAGCAAAATTCGGGGAAGATCCACGGCAATACTCCATTCAGACGAAGAAATTCGTCAAGGACGAGAATGGTAAATTAAAAGAATTGCATACAGTGCAAATGAAAAAAGTCACCGACGAATCCGGCATGTTTGTGTATGAGGAAGTACCAGGCACGGAAAAAGTATGGCCAGCACAGCTCGTCTTAATCGCAATAGGGTTTGAAGGGCCTGAACAACCGGTTCTCCAGCAGTTTGGCGTTGATACGGATAACCGGAAAGTTAAGGCTGTTTATGGCGAATTTTCTACTAATGTGGAAGGTGTATTCGCTGCTGGCGATGCACGCAGAGGGCAAAGTTTGATTGTTTGGGCAATTAATGAAGGCAGGGAAGTAGCGCGGCAGGTTGATCACTATTTAATGGGGTCTTCCTCGCTTCCTTCTGTTGCTGCTATGTAA
- a CDS encoding branched-chain amino acid aminotransferase — MNMEKIKITKSETSKTKPTTDQLEFGRIFTDHMFIMDYSTEKGWHDPRIIPYQPLTLDPASIIFHYGQTVFEGLKAYLTPDKKVKLFRPEKNMKRLNRSNDRLCIPAIDETLALDAITTLVALDKDWVPAAEGTSLYIRPFVIATEPYLGVAPSQSYQFIIILSPVGAYYKEGINPVKIAVENKFVRAVSGGTGEAKTAGNYASSLKAQELVADKGYAQVLWLDGVEKKYVEEVGSMNVFFKIDGEVITPALNGSILEGVTRSSVIDLLKHWNYPVSERRISIEEVFEAAKNGKLEEAFGSGTAAVISPIGELSWNGENIVVNGGKTGNVAKQLYTTLTGIQTGKQADPFNWTINIE, encoded by the coding sequence ATGAACATGGAAAAAATCAAAATTACGAAATCAGAAACAAGCAAAACGAAACCTACGACTGATCAATTGGAGTTTGGAAGAATTTTTACAGACCATATGTTCATCATGGATTATTCTACAGAAAAAGGCTGGCATGATCCGAGAATTATCCCCTATCAGCCTCTGACACTTGATCCAGCATCTATCATTTTCCACTATGGTCAGACGGTGTTTGAAGGGTTGAAAGCCTATTTGACACCTGATAAAAAGGTTAAACTGTTTCGTCCAGAAAAAAATATGAAGCGTTTGAACCGATCAAATGATCGATTGTGCATCCCTGCCATTGACGAAACATTAGCCTTGGATGCGATCACAACATTGGTCGCGTTGGACAAAGACTGGGTACCTGCTGCAGAGGGAACTTCCTTGTACATCAGACCGTTTGTCATTGCTACGGAACCCTATCTTGGAGTTGCGCCTTCACAAAGTTATCAGTTTATCATCATCCTTTCACCAGTGGGTGCCTATTATAAAGAAGGAATCAACCCAGTTAAAATTGCAGTAGAAAACAAATTTGTCAGAGCTGTATCCGGAGGAACGGGTGAAGCGAAAACCGCAGGAAATTATGCTTCCAGTTTAAAGGCACAAGAATTGGTAGCGGACAAAGGGTATGCACAAGTACTTTGGCTGGACGGCGTAGAAAAGAAATATGTTGAGGAAGTAGGCAGTATGAACGTTTTCTTCAAGATAGACGGGGAAGTCATCACCCCTGCCTTGAACGGCAGTATCCTGGAAGGCGTCACCAGAAGTTCTGTAATCGATTTGTTGAAACATTGGAATTATCCTGTTAGCGAACGACGAATTTCTATTGAAGAAGTCTTTGAGGCTGCAAAAAATGGCAAATTGGAAGAGGCTTTCGGTTCAGGAACAGCCGCAGTCATTTCTCCGATAGGCGAATTATCCTGGAATGGGGAAAATATTGTAGTGAACGGAGGTAAAACCGGTAACGTTGCCAAACAGCTTTATACGACATTGACCGGAATACAGACAGGAAAACAGGCGGATCCATTTAATTGGACGATAAATATTGAGTAA
- a CDS encoding LLM class flavin-dependent oxidoreductase: MKLSILDQAPIFPGHTAREALLAAGELAKLADEWGYTRYWMAEHHDRQDIACSAPETILGFLGAITDNIRIGCGAVLLPHYQPYKVAEVYNLLAVLYPGRIDIGIGRAPGGSPEASIALSGNFLENVKKMPEKVTELLHFVRDDFPENSFFADTKATPLPDNPPIPWTLGTSEKSAELAAQNGTGYVFGQFMSDKDGAAAVRRYQNLFEPGPEFSSPYTILTVNALCAATQEKAEDVAYAVIHNKVLAEKQLVNDNGVLNEEDEQKVQNLLKKVVVGTPDFVKRKFEELQSCFQADEIMVVTYTNDFQQRKESYRLIYENILKGNNQQS; encoded by the coding sequence ATGAAGTTAAGTATTTTGGATCAAGCGCCGATTTTTCCCGGACATACAGCACGTGAAGCTTTACTTGCGGCCGGTGAGCTTGCAAAACTAGCCGACGAATGGGGATATACTCGTTACTGGATGGCAGAGCACCATGATAGGCAGGATATAGCTTGCTCCGCTCCGGAGACGATACTGGGTTTCCTGGGTGCTATCACGGACAACATCCGAATAGGCTGCGGCGCCGTTCTGCTGCCTCACTACCAACCATACAAGGTGGCAGAAGTTTATAACCTGCTTGCTGTCTTATACCCAGGGAGAATCGACATTGGGATAGGTCGTGCACCCGGTGGATCTCCGGAGGCATCCATTGCTCTTTCGGGCAATTTTTTAGAGAATGTCAAAAAAATGCCGGAGAAAGTAACAGAATTACTTCATTTTGTACGAGATGATTTTCCAGAAAACTCTTTTTTTGCCGATACGAAAGCGACACCACTTCCGGATAATCCTCCGATTCCGTGGACACTTGGTACGAGTGAAAAGAGTGCCGAATTGGCAGCACAAAACGGTACTGGTTATGTCTTTGGTCAATTCATGAGCGATAAGGATGGAGCTGCGGCTGTAAGACGATACCAGAATCTCTTTGAACCGGGACCGGAATTCAGCTCTCCATATACCATTTTAACTGTCAATGCTCTGTGTGCAGCCACTCAAGAAAAAGCGGAGGATGTTGCGTACGCTGTCATACATAATAAAGTATTGGCGGAAAAACAATTAGTGAACGATAACGGTGTTTTAAACGAAGAAGACGAACAGAAAGTACAAAACTTGTTAAAAAAAGTCGTGGTGGGAACCCCTGACTTTGTCAAAAGGAAATTTGAAGAACTCCAATCTTGTTTTCAAGCAGATGAAATCATGGTGGTTACTTATACAAATGACTTCCAGCAACGAAAAGAGTCCTATCGGTTAATATACGAAAACATCCTGAAAGGGAACAATCAGCAATCGTAA
- a CDS encoding gluconate 2-dehydrogenase subunit 3 family protein — MADNNSNTKMSRRKFIKNSGYVAGGAIGGGLLGTLVTTSVTNNGSQTASNTTDGGSNQTNFNKALMYFTRQEDFNILSAATERIFPEDDNGPGAIELGVPYFIDHQLAGAYGHNDKEYMQGPFFEGSDFQGYQTRLKRHEVFDVGIQAIEKQSQQDFDASFVDLEGKQQDEILQKFQDGDVDLKGVTPTTFFELLRSATIEGAYSDPLYGGNGNMAAWEMKQFPGSRMSYLDEIEKEDFIEKEPQALRAHISS, encoded by the coding sequence ATGGCGGATAATAACAGCAATACAAAAATGTCACGCCGGAAATTCATTAAAAACTCCGGCTATGTAGCAGGAGGTGCAATTGGAGGCGGTCTGCTGGGAACATTGGTGACAACCAGTGTGACAAACAATGGAAGCCAGACAGCATCCAATACAACGGATGGAGGTTCCAATCAGACGAACTTTAACAAAGCCTTGATGTACTTTACCAGACAAGAAGATTTTAACATACTTAGCGCAGCAACGGAAAGGATCTTCCCGGAAGACGATAATGGACCTGGCGCCATAGAATTGGGAGTTCCTTACTTCATTGATCACCAATTGGCTGGTGCGTACGGACATAACGATAAAGAGTACATGCAGGGACCGTTTTTTGAAGGATCCGATTTTCAGGGCTATCAAACGAGACTGAAACGACATGAAGTGTTTGATGTAGGGATACAAGCAATTGAAAAGCAAAGTCAACAAGACTTTGACGCATCTTTCGTTGATTTGGAAGGAAAACAACAGGACGAAATTCTCCAAAAATTCCAGGATGGAGATGTGGATCTCAAAGGGGTCACTCCAACCACATTTTTTGAGCTGCTTCGTTCTGCAACAATCGAAGGCGCTTATTCTGATCCGTTGTATGGCGGAAACGGAAACATGGCCGCTTGGGAAATGAAACAGTTTCCGGGAAGCCGGATGAGCTATCTCGATGAAATCGAGAAAGAGGACTTCATTGAGAAAGAACCACAGGCTTTAAGAGCGCATATCTCATCATAA
- a CDS encoding GMC family oxidoreductase codes for MATQLDKVEVVTVGVGWTGGIIAAELAKEGVKVVGLERGKERSTEDFQMVHDEYRYAIRYDLMQDLSKETLTFRNNRDERALPMRQLGSFLLGEGLGGAGVHWNGQTWRFLPYDLQIKSMTDEKYGNKLGDDYTLQDWGITYEELEPYFYQFEQTAGIGGEDNPMGAPRSNPYPNPPMVDTPITKRFKEAAKNLDLHPFQMPSANMTENYENPDGQKMYKCQYCGFCERFGCEYGAKASPNVTVIPTAQATGNFELRTGANVTEILHDGNRATGVRYVDVQTGEEFEQPADIVVLTSYVMNNTRLLLQSELGQPYDPETGNGVIGKNYCYQILPGATGFFEEEKFNTYMGAGALGASVDDYNGDNFDHSDVDFIHGASVSITQTGKRPINNNTVPSGTPNWGQEFKSQSIKYYHRTLSVGGQGASMPHRDNYLSLDPDYKDAYGNPLLRLTYDYTEQDRKLHEYISEKCAEILKEMGADNVEPRSISDHYNIVPYQTTHNTGGVIMGDDPETSAVNNYLQMWDADNVFVVGASAFAHNGGYNPTGTVGALAYRAAEGILKFRDEDSQLVQAKKDSQLA; via the coding sequence ATGGCAACACAATTGGATAAAGTCGAAGTAGTAACAGTCGGAGTAGGCTGGACAGGCGGAATTATCGCCGCAGAACTGGCTAAAGAAGGCGTGAAAGTAGTCGGACTTGAGCGGGGGAAAGAGCGGTCGACGGAAGACTTCCAAATGGTCCATGATGAATACAGGTATGCAATTCGTTATGATTTAATGCAGGACCTATCCAAAGAAACACTTACATTCCGAAATAACAGGGACGAACGTGCCTTGCCGATGCGACAGTTAGGTTCCTTTCTGTTAGGAGAAGGTTTGGGAGGGGCCGGTGTTCACTGGAATGGCCAAACCTGGCGCTTTTTGCCGTATGATTTGCAAATTAAGTCGATGACTGATGAAAAATATGGCAACAAATTAGGTGACGATTATACTTTGCAAGACTGGGGCATTACCTATGAAGAATTAGAACCTTATTTCTATCAATTTGAACAAACTGCAGGTATTGGCGGAGAAGATAATCCGATGGGGGCTCCAAGAAGCAATCCTTATCCAAATCCGCCGATGGTTGATACGCCGATCACAAAGAGATTTAAAGAAGCAGCGAAAAATCTGGATTTGCATCCTTTCCAAATGCCTTCTGCCAATATGACAGAAAACTATGAGAATCCGGACGGACAGAAAATGTATAAGTGTCAGTATTGCGGATTCTGTGAACGGTTCGGTTGCGAGTATGGTGCAAAAGCTTCCCCTAACGTAACGGTTATCCCTACAGCGCAAGCCACCGGCAACTTTGAATTAAGAACGGGTGCAAATGTTACGGAAATCCTGCATGATGGCAATCGGGCCACAGGGGTACGATATGTCGATGTACAAACAGGCGAAGAATTTGAACAGCCTGCTGACATCGTTGTTTTAACCAGCTATGTGATGAACAATACACGTCTTTTGTTACAGTCGGAGCTTGGACAACCATACGATCCGGAAACAGGAAATGGCGTAATCGGAAAGAACTATTGCTATCAGATTCTTCCAGGGGCAACCGGTTTCTTTGAAGAAGAGAAGTTTAATACCTATATGGGCGCAGGAGCACTAGGTGCTAGTGTCGACGATTATAACGGTGACAATTTTGACCACTCGGATGTGGATTTCATTCACGGTGCATCTGTTTCAATAACACAGACCGGTAAACGGCCGATTAACAATAACACGGTACCGAGTGGTACTCCAAACTGGGGACAGGAATTCAAGTCTCAGTCGATTAAATATTATCACCGTACCCTTTCTGTAGGCGGACAGGGAGCATCCATGCCACATCGAGATAATTACTTGAGCCTTGATCCAGATTATAAAGACGCTTACGGAAATCCGCTGCTTCGGTTGACGTACGATTACACCGAACAGGATCGCAAGCTACATGAATATATTTCCGAAAAATGCGCGGAGATACTGAAAGAAATGGGGGCGGACAACGTAGAGCCTCGTTCTATCAGTGATCATTATAATATTGTCCCTTATCAGACTACACACAATACCGGCGGAGTTATTATGGGCGACGATCCTGAAACATCAGCAGTCAATAATTACTTGCAGATGTGGGATGCGGACAATGTTTTTGTAGTAGGTGCCTCCGCCTTCGCGCATAATGGCGGCTATAACCCTACCGGAACAGTAGGAGCACTTGCATACCGTGCTGCTGAAGGCATTCTTAAATTCCGAGATGAAGATAGTCAGCTTGTACAAGCAAAGAAAGATAGCCAGTTAGCATAA
- the tatA gene encoding twin-arginine translocase TatA/TatE family subunit: MGFTNIGIPGLIIILVVTLIIFGPKKLPEIGAAFGQTLSEFKKSASHLMSDNDESSNSKKTVDAPEEEKKDLPS, from the coding sequence ATGGGTTTCACTAACATTGGAATTCCCGGATTGATTATCATTTTGGTTGTTACCTTGATAATTTTTGGACCGAAGAAGCTTCCGGAAATCGGCGCAGCTTTTGGACAGACACTGTCCGAATTCAAGAAGTCGGCAAGTCATCTAATGAGTGATAATGACGAGTCATCTAACAGCAAAAAAACGGTTGATGCCCCTGAGGAAGAAAAAAAAGATTTACCATCTTAA
- the tatC gene encoding twin-arginine translocase subunit TatC — MMQQAQVEEQTLVEHITDLRKAIINSVVFFAVCFIVILLSINQVIPILTDQEKLVMLGPLDVVRFYTGIAGSLSLGFSAPFIGYQIWKFVKPALTEEESKTAISFIPGIFLSFVAGLAFGFFVIFPTVFGFLMNLGTQNFDMMITAKEYFSFMLMTSIPLGFLFEVPLVLMFLTAVGLVTPDKLGKVRKYGYLLMAVVSALITPPDVISQIIVLGPLIALYELGVLLSKVMYKRKLRTEAENEAS; from the coding sequence ATGATGCAACAAGCGCAGGTTGAAGAACAGACGCTCGTAGAGCATATAACGGATTTACGAAAAGCAATCATAAACTCAGTCGTTTTTTTCGCTGTATGCTTTATTGTTATCCTGCTATCCATCAATCAAGTTATTCCGATTTTAACTGATCAGGAAAAGCTTGTTATGCTTGGACCACTTGATGTTGTTAGATTTTATACAGGAATTGCCGGGAGTCTTAGTCTCGGTTTTTCCGCTCCGTTTATCGGATACCAAATTTGGAAATTTGTAAAGCCAGCTCTTACGGAAGAAGAGAGCAAAACAGCGATATCTTTTATTCCAGGTATTTTTCTAAGTTTCGTGGCCGGTTTGGCTTTTGGTTTTTTTGTCATTTTTCCTACTGTTTTTGGTTTTTTGATGAATTTGGGGACTCAAAATTTTGATATGATGATCACAGCAAAAGAGTACTTTTCTTTTATGCTGATGACTTCGATTCCACTAGGATTTTTATTTGAAGTTCCGCTGGTATTGATGTTTCTGACTGCAGTTGGCCTGGTAACACCGGACAAGCTTGGGAAAGTACGTAAATACGGTTACCTGCTGATGGCAGTGGTTTCTGCTTTAATCACTCCGCCAGATGTTATATCGCAAATAATCGTGTTAGGTCCTTTGATTGCCCTTTATGAGCTGGGTGTGTTGTTGTCCAAAGTAATGTATAAGCGAAAGTTAAGGACAGAAGCAGAAAATGAAGCATCTTGA
- a CDS encoding c-type cytochrome gives MIKNKKFLLMASLFALALLLAACGGGGGDSSGGSDSGGSETAESGDPSNGQSVYENNCLSCHGEQGEGASGPNLQESEVAQEQSQVEDKVRNGGNGMPSFEGDLSDSEIADVAAYISEEVAQ, from the coding sequence ATGATCAAAAATAAAAAATTCTTACTAATGGCTTCTCTATTCGCGTTAGCATTGCTGCTGGCAGCTTGTGGTGGCGGTGGCGGAGACAGCTCCGGAGGTTCCGATTCCGGCGGCTCAGAAACAGCCGAGTCTGGTGATCCGTCGAACGGGCAGTCCGTGTATGAAAATAACTGCTTATCTTGCCATGGTGAACAAGGTGAAGGAGCTAGCGGACCAAACTTGCAGGAGTCTGAAGTAGCACAGGAACAAAGCCAAGTCGAAGATAAAGTGCGAAACGGCGGAAACGGCATGCCTTCATTTGAAGGAGACCTTTCCGATTCTGAAATTGCCGATGTGGCAGCATATATTTCAGAGGAAGTCGCACAATAA
- a CDS encoding MFS transporter, with protein MTLGNSMLIPILPKMESELDINSFQSSLTITIFSIAAAISIPVLGYLSDRFTRKSIILPALMLYGLGGLLAGMASAWFDSAYMWVLIGRALQGIGAAGTAPIAMALTGDLFKGGEQSKVLGLVEASNGFGKVLSPIVGSLLALLVWYGPFFGFPVFCLISILLLLFFVREKKKKQKPPTLGNYLKGLFTVFKHEGRWLFTAYLAGATGLFTLFGLLFYLSDVLESDYNINGVLKGCVLAIPLLFLMSTSFTTGSKIGKNHRVMKLLIVLGLLLMTASFASLVFFTKLIPFIAVLVISSIGTGLVLPCLNSLITGSVGKARRGFVTSLYGSVRFLGVAAGPPVYGWLMNWSRNGMFLTTAGLTLLVALLCMLLIHVKKKKTDEDGSAHTLFKKLQLTTE; from the coding sequence ATGACACTTGGCAATTCGATGCTCATACCAATATTGCCAAAGATGGAATCAGAACTGGATATCAACAGTTTTCAATCAAGTTTGACCATAACGATTTTTTCGATAGCTGCAGCTATTTCCATTCCGGTCTTAGGATATTTGTCTGACCGTTTCACAAGGAAAAGCATCATTTTGCCGGCATTGATGCTATATGGGCTCGGTGGTCTGCTCGCAGGAATGGCAAGTGCCTGGTTCGACAGCGCTTATATGTGGGTGCTCATTGGCAGAGCATTACAAGGAATCGGCGCAGCAGGAACAGCACCAATCGCTATGGCTTTGACAGGCGACTTGTTCAAGGGTGGCGAACAAAGTAAGGTCTTGGGACTGGTAGAGGCATCCAACGGTTTCGGAAAGGTACTTTCACCCATTGTCGGTTCCCTACTAGCATTGCTTGTATGGTATGGTCCGTTCTTCGGCTTTCCTGTATTTTGTCTTATATCCATTTTACTGCTGTTGTTTTTTGTGCGAGAAAAAAAGAAAAAACAAAAACCACCGACGCTTGGAAACTATTTGAAAGGGCTGTTCACCGTATTCAAACATGAGGGTCGCTGGCTATTTACCGCCTATTTGGCAGGAGCAACCGGGTTATTTACATTGTTCGGCCTGCTATTTTATCTCTCTGATGTGCTGGAGAGTGATTACAACATCAATGGCGTGCTAAAAGGGTGTGTACTTGCAATCCCACTTTTATTCTTGATGTCTACCTCCTTTACAACAGGGAGTAAAATAGGGAAAAATCACCGGGTCATGAAATTGTTGATTGTTTTGGGATTATTGTTGATGACGGCGTCTTTTGCATCACTGGTATTCTTCACAAAACTAATTCCATTTATTGCAGTTCTGGTAATCAGCAGTATCGGTACGGGTCTTGTCCTTCCATGCTTGAACAGTCTTATCACAGGATCTGTCGGTAAGGCAAGAAGAGGGTTTGTTACATCCCTTTATGGCTCTGTCCGTTTTCTCGGCGTGGCTGCCGGCCCGCCGGTATACGGTTGGCTGATGAACTGGTCGAGGAACGGTATGTTTTTAACGACAGCTGGATTAACCTTGCTGGTCGCTCTGTTGTGTATGCTGCTTATTCATGTGAAAAAGAAAAAAACGGATGAGGACGGATCTGCTCATACCTTATTCAAAAAACTTCAATTAACGACGGAATGA
- a CDS encoding tripartite tricarboxylate transporter permease, whose translation MAFIGEIFELHHLVFLAAGLLTGIIVGALPGLTPTMGVALTIPFTFTLGPTEGLILLGGIYCGSVFGGSIPAILFNVPGAPASVATTFDGYPMAQKGQGRRALELTTIASVIGGLFGMILLVFFAPVFADISLQFGPAQTFWVAVFGITAIAAISEGTVTKNLIGGCIGIGLAFVGIHTVTGVPRFTFGIDSFVGGFHIVAVLIGLFAFPQAFRLIEILSLPDKRTISALQIKGSTIRQSFKDVVLHPKSVLIGSGLGSFIGMIPGAGGNIASILAYNEVKRFSKNKSGFGKGEKRGIIASESANNAMVGGSLIPLLTLGIPGSPTAAIFLGGLLIHGIWPGRSLFVDHADVAYTFLFSMVAAQVLLLFLGLALIKYMTKLSLIPSFLMAPVILSFSIIGSYTTQNSVFDVYTAVVIGSVMFFLHKFQFSAAPIALGFILGSIAEEGLLTGIQVGNAEGGAWHYFFSGPLNLTLVLLIAGTIATAIYQGISNYRKKERPDEKAGTVRQFPYRIPWISAAVICLLMVGLLNGLQFELRVMPQITLIILSLLALLESVKRNKITAVGSDIMPKKMLPLMLLVLFILLSVQMIGFYFQVLFLMLLIPGYAIKKGWHTFPYKHLLAVTVIFTGILYLIFSLIFQVPLPVLG comes from the coding sequence ATGGCTTTTATCGGAGAGATCTTCGAACTGCATCATCTAGTGTTCTTAGCTGCAGGTTTGTTGACCGGTATCATTGTTGGAGCATTGCCAGGACTGACGCCGACGATGGGTGTCGCACTCACCATTCCCTTCACTTTTACACTGGGTCCAACAGAAGGATTAATTTTATTAGGAGGGATTTACTGCGGAAGTGTTTTTGGGGGGTCCATTCCCGCAATCCTGTTTAATGTTCCTGGAGCACCTGCTTCTGTGGCGACTACTTTTGATGGATATCCCATGGCACAAAAAGGACAAGGACGAAGAGCTCTTGAATTGACAACGATTGCTTCGGTGATCGGCGGATTGTTCGGAATGATTTTGCTTGTCTTCTTTGCCCCGGTTTTTGCGGATATTTCGTTACAGTTTGGTCCTGCTCAAACCTTTTGGGTTGCTGTATTCGGAATTACTGCGATTGCTGCCATATCAGAAGGAACAGTCACAAAGAATTTAATTGGCGGTTGTATTGGAATCGGTCTTGCGTTCGTTGGTATCCATACGGTAACCGGTGTTCCTAGATTCACTTTTGGGATAGACAGTTTTGTTGGGGGGTTTCATATTGTCGCTGTGTTAATTGGGTTATTTGCATTTCCCCAGGCATTCCGCTTGATAGAGATACTGTCTTTACCTGACAAACGAACCATATCAGCCTTGCAGATAAAAGGTTCAACTATCCGGCAGTCTTTCAAGGACGTGGTACTCCACCCGAAGTCCGTTCTGATCGGCAGTGGGTTGGGATCGTTTATCGGTATGATTCCAGGTGCGGGCGGAAACATCGCCAGCATTCTGGCTTATAATGAAGTGAAACGATTTTCAAAGAATAAAAGTGGATTCGGCAAAGGTGAAAAAAGGGGAATCATCGCATCTGAAAGCGCAAACAATGCCATGGTGGGCGGTTCCTTGATTCCTTTGCTCACGTTAGGTATTCCTGGTTCGCCGACAGCAGCCATTTTTCTCGGGGGTCTGCTGATTCATGGGATTTGGCCGGGAAGAAGTTTGTTTGTGGACCATGCAGACGTTGCTTATACCTTTTTGTTCAGTATGGTTGCAGCTCAGGTTTTGCTATTATTTCTCGGTTTGGCATTGATTAAGTATATGACCAAGCTTTCCTTGATTCCCTCTTTTTTAATGGCACCTGTTATTTTGTCATTTTCTATTATCGGCTCCTATACGACACAGAACAGTGTATTTGATGTGTACACTGCTGTAGTCATTGGTAGTGTGATGTTTTTTCTGCATAAATTCCAATTCTCTGCGGCCCCGATTGCACTTGGATTTATACTAGGCAGCATTGCGGAAGAAGGTCTACTTACCGGTATTCAAGTAGGCAATGCAGAAGGAGGAGCTTGGCACTATTTCTTTTCAGGGCCTTTGAATCTCACACTTGTTCTGCTAATTGCCGGAACCATTGCCACAGCCATCTATCAAGGAATAAGCAACTACCGAAAAAAGGAAAGACCCGATGAAAAGGCTGGCACCGTGCGTCAGTTTCCATATCGAATCCCCTGGATTTCGGCAGCCGTTATTTGTTTGCTAATGGTCGGCTTGTTGAACGGTCTACAATTTGAGCTTCGGGTCATGCCGCAGATCACGTTGATCATTCTATCACTCCTTGCCTTGCTAGAATCAGTTAAAAGGAATAAAATAACGGCTGTCGGATCAGACATCATGCCAAAGAAAATGCTGCCGCTTATGCTGCTTGTTCTGTTCATCCTTTTGTCCGTCCAGATGATCGGGTTTTATTTTCAGGTGCTTTTCCTTATGTTGCTTATCCCCGGATATGCGATAAAAAAAGGTTGGCACACTTTTCCCTATAAGCATTTGCTCGCAGTTACGGTGATTTTTACGGGCATTCTTTACCTCATCTTTTCGTTGATTTTTCAAGTTCCTCTTCCTGTTCTAGGCTGA